In Necator americanus strain Aroian chromosome IV, whole genome shotgun sequence, the following proteins share a genomic window:
- a CDS encoding hypothetical protein (NECATOR_CHRIV.G15609.T2) gives MDDVRRKCARLRLRLSDTKGGARACYEFIRRHRRTSAALLIRSAHRRVPRVIFHGRIMQLLLLFTMVALIVTVVSAEPRLRFSNSAESGLLRRAGLFFRKRGSAWDGVSAPFTFTNLAEKRRVRELFGKRSAPAVETPDVNVLELPDDQYPSLYDSMLELHRDRRGRVRELFG, from the exons ATGGATGACGTGCGACGGAAATGCGCTCGGCTCCGCCTTCGACTCTCGGACACAAAAGGCGGAGCTCGAGCCTGTTACGAGTTCATCCGTCGCCATCGACGAACGTCGGCCGCGCTTCTGATTCGGAGCGCACACCGTCGAGTACCCAGAGTTATTTTCCACGGGCGAATCATGCAACTGCTACTCCTGTTCACTATGGTCGCGTTAATCGTTACCGTAGTGTCAGCTGAACCACGACTGCGATTTAGCAACAGTGCTGAGTCTGGACTGCTACGACGGGCCGGATTGTTCTTTAGGAAGAGAG GCAGCGCCTGGGATGGTGTCTCTGCGCCGTTCACTTTCACGAATTTGGCTGAGAAGCGGCGTGTACGTGAGCTGTTCG gaaaacgaTCCGCACCGGCAGTCGAGACTCCGGATGTCAACGTCCTCGAATTACCAGATGATCAATATCCATCCTTATACGATTCGATGCTAGAATTACATCGTGACCGACGCGGTCGCGTACGAGAGTTGTTCGGCTAA
- a CDS encoding hypothetical protein (NECATOR_CHRIV.G15609.T1), whose translation MQLLLLFTMVALIVTVVSAEPRLRFSNSAESGLLRRAGLFFRKRGSAWDGVSAPFTFTNLAEKRRVRELFGKRSAPAVETPDVNVLELPDDQYPSLYDSMLELHRDRRGRVRELFG comes from the exons ATGCAACTGCTACTCCTGTTCACTATGGTCGCGTTAATCGTTACCGTAGTGTCAGCTGAACCACGACTGCGATTTAGCAACAGTGCTGAGTCTGGACTGCTACGACGGGCCGGATTGTTCTTTAGGAAGAGAG GCAGCGCCTGGGATGGTGTCTCTGCGCCGTTCACTTTCACGAATTTGGCTGAGAAGCGGCGTGTACGTGAGCTGTTCG gaaaacgaTCCGCACCGGCAGTCGAGACTCCGGATGTCAACGTCCTCGAATTACCAGATGATCAATATCCATCCTTATACGATTCGATGCTAGAATTACATCGTGACCGACGCGGTCGCGTACGAGAGTTGTTCGGCTAA
- a CDS encoding hypothetical protein (NECATOR_CHRIV.G15610.T1) has translation MLDSREVGEKIRREIVADGNRRQLMSSTSSVSLQKVLVTCTQTHVVLVDPISATLRPRLGSQCQHRRIHNVYVENKSNCMNRSHPLVVNIDPIDANPRTDAIILISCASFNEDLIHERVFSTHMDIQISLSADGSLNVELVERDVLLVAARYAVPTLCQVTSEDGGDLKILQLTDVGGCVVSSEISPFVRKLTDHGTAYSARLNSSIFAGMAASQIQCSMVACGESCINVGQLIN, from the exons ATGCTTGATTCACGAGAGGTAGGCGAGAAGATAAGGCGTGAAATTGTTGCAGACGGGAATCGACGGCAACTGATGTCATCAACCAGTTCTGTATCGCTTCAAAAAG TGCTAGTGACCTGCACTCAAACTCACGTTGTACTCGTTGATCCTATATCCGCTACGCTTCGCCCTCGACTGGGTTCACAATGCCAACACCGTCGAATCCACAACGTTTATGTGGAGAACAAATCGAATTGTATG AATCGTTCACATCCACTAGTGGTCAACATCGATCCGATTGATGCAAATCCTCGTACCGATGCAATCATTTTAATTTCGTGTGCTTCCTTTAACGAAGATCTCATTCACGAAAG AGTGTTTTCCACTCACATGGATATCCAAATTTCTCTGAGTGCCGATGGTTCACTCAACGTCGAACTCGTCGAGCGGGACGTACTCCTTGTCGCTGCGCGGTACGCGGTGCCCACATTGTGTCAGGTCACCTCAGAAGATGGCGGTGACCTAAAAATCCTCCAACTAACCGACGTG GGCGGCTGCGTAGTTTCTTCCGAGATCTCACCGTTCGTACGGAAGCTGACCGACCACGGCACTGCGTACTCTGCTCGTCTGAATTCATCCATCTTCGCCGGGATGGCCGCCTCACAAATCCAGTGTTCAATGGTGGCATGTGGAGAGTCGTGTATTAATGTGggtcaattaattaattaa
- a CDS encoding hypothetical protein (NECATOR_CHRIV.G15610.T2), producing the protein MYAKTRSHDWSGEDPPNKFAWNSANKKRIVLFRTNETIFAEMTVELAMLVTCTQTHVVLVDPISATLRPRLGSQCQHRRIHNVYVENKSNCMNRSHPLVVNIDPIDANPRTDAIILISCASFNEDLIHERVFSTHMDIQISLSADGSLNVELVERDVLLVAARYAVPTLCQVTSEDGGDLKILQLTDVGGCVVSSEISPFVRKLTDHGTAYSARLNSSIFAGMAASQIQCSMVACGESCINVGQLIN; encoded by the exons ATGTACGCAAAAACAAGGAGCCACGATTGGTCGGGTGAAGACCCACCCAACAAATTCGCGTGGAATTCTGCTAACAAGAAGAGAATTGTGCTTTTTCGAACAAACGAGACCATCTTTGCCGAGATGACTGTGGAACTTGCGA TGCTAGTGACCTGCACTCAAACTCACGTTGTACTCGTTGATCCTATATCCGCTACGCTTCGCCCTCGACTGGGTTCACAATGCCAACACCGTCGAATCCACAACGTTTATGTGGAGAACAAATCGAATTGTATG AATCGTTCACATCCACTAGTGGTCAACATCGATCCGATTGATGCAAATCCTCGTACCGATGCAATCATTTTAATTTCGTGTGCTTCCTTTAACGAAGATCTCATTCACGAAAG AGTGTTTTCCACTCACATGGATATCCAAATTTCTCTGAGTGCCGATGGTTCACTCAACGTCGAACTCGTCGAGCGGGACGTACTCCTTGTCGCTGCGCGGTACGCGGTGCCCACATTGTGTCAGGTCACCTCAGAAGATGGCGGTGACCTAAAAATCCTCCAACTAACCGACGTG GGCGGCTGCGTAGTTTCTTCCGAGATCTCACCGTTCGTACGGAAGCTGACCGACCACGGCACTGCGTACTCTGCTCGTCTGAATTCATCCATCTTCGCCGGGATGGCCGCCTCACAAATCCAGTGTTCAATGGTGGCATGTGGAGAGTCGTGTATTAATGTGggtcaattaattaattaa